The following are encoded in a window of Pseudofrancisella aestuarii genomic DNA:
- the iglG gene encoding type VI secretion system PAAR-like protein IglG, with protein sequence MLNTNLLENSLQKLSELQQDWGSSKDSIDNLISELNSIKSFLSPTKLNISSSASTLTPSMTAMIKCSFSIAPGTYLSIRVKTLAGSLPSSNITDSKLGVNVLPFAGCTNPANPTMNPFVFPWVCIPMLTPFIPTNPTTLLENAPITTINSKAMCTFAPGGIVSFINSGQINAKTS encoded by the coding sequence ACAAAAGTTAAGCGAATTACAGCAAGATTGGGGTAGTAGTAAGGATTCTATAGATAACTTAATTTCAGAATTAAATAGTATAAAAAGTTTTTTATCACCTACTAAGCTTAACATTTCAAGTAGCGCCTCTACACTTACTCCTAGTATGACTGCCATGATAAAATGCTCATTTAGTATAGCACCAGGAACTTATTTAAGTATTAGAGTTAAAACATTAGCTGGAAGCTTACCTAGCTCTAATATAACAGATTCAAAACTTGGTGTTAATGTATTACCTTTTGCGGGCTGTACAAATCCAGCAAACCCGACAATGAACCCTTTTGTGTTCCCGTGGGTATGTATCCCAATGCTTACTCCTTTTATACCCACAAATCCAACAACGTTATTAGAGAATGCCCCCATAACAACGATAAATAGCAAGGCAATGTGTACATTTGCACCTGGAGGCATAGTTAGTTTTATTAATAGTGGGCAAATCAATGCTAAAACATCATGA